Proteins encoded within one genomic window of Pirellulales bacterium:
- a CDS encoding M20 family metallopeptidase — MPLDLNTTLSDLVALASVNPMGRNVAAPEFFEWRVTDYVEKLLARFQIPHCRQPIAPLQDNLLSCVFGDVPPGAGGELLLFDVHQDTVGVEGMTIPPWTPTVRDGRLYGRGSCDVKGGLAVMLGALVRLAEERASGRSSAAGPRPTVVLACTVNEEHGFSGAKGVCRIWSDTSSQAAPQPGAKPIPPAVLKFLPRRPDAAVVAEPTELKIVVAHKGMIRWRCHAHGRAAHSSNPGLGDNAIYRMAPVVSLLERYSQEVLPTLGEHPLCGRRTLSVGTIAGGSGVNTVPDRCTIEIDHRLLPGDDPRAAWQRTVDYVSAGLRARRQATANSEPDRDARAGAALIEHEEPLMHSSGLSDAANGALAGRLSSILRGAIAGGERIGVPFGTNAAIISAAGVPTVVFGPGSIAQAHTADEWIQLDQLPLASEAIFHLMRLGLRSQASSTDVEGR; from the coding sequence ATGCCACTCGATTTAAACACGACGCTCAGCGATTTGGTGGCCTTGGCGAGCGTGAATCCGATGGGGCGAAATGTTGCCGCCCCGGAATTCTTCGAATGGCGCGTCACCGACTACGTCGAAAAACTGCTTGCCCGATTTCAGATACCGCACTGCCGGCAGCCGATCGCGCCGCTACAGGACAACCTCTTGTCTTGCGTCTTCGGCGACGTGCCCCCCGGGGCCGGCGGCGAGCTGCTGCTTTTCGACGTGCATCAAGACACGGTCGGCGTCGAGGGCATGACGATTCCGCCTTGGACGCCCACGGTTCGCGATGGCCGGCTCTATGGGCGGGGTTCGTGCGACGTGAAAGGGGGCCTCGCCGTTATGCTCGGCGCGCTGGTCCGGCTTGCAGAAGAACGGGCAAGCGGACGCAGCAGCGCCGCCGGTCCGCGGCCCACCGTTGTGTTGGCATGCACCGTGAATGAAGAACACGGCTTCAGCGGGGCGAAGGGCGTGTGCCGCATCTGGTCAGACACAAGCTCACAAGCGGCCCCCCAGCCTGGCGCAAAACCGATTCCGCCAGCAGTCTTAAAGTTCCTCCCGCGACGCCCCGATGCGGCCGTCGTCGCAGAGCCGACAGAACTCAAGATCGTCGTGGCCCACAAGGGAATGATCCGTTGGCGTTGCCATGCTCACGGCCGGGCCGCGCACAGCTCGAATCCCGGCCTGGGCGACAACGCCATCTATCGCATGGCTCCCGTTGTGTCGCTTTTGGAGCGATACAGCCAGGAAGTGCTGCCGACGCTCGGCGAGCATCCGCTATGCGGCCGACGGACGTTGAGCGTTGGCACGATTGCCGGCGGCAGCGGTGTCAATACCGTGCCCGATCGCTGCACCATCGAAATCGACCATCGCTTGTTGCCGGGCGACGACCCGCGGGCAGCATGGCAACGGACGGTCGACTACGTGTCGGCCGGCCTGCGGGCGAGGCGCCAAGCGACGGCCAATTCCGAGCCTGACCGTGACGCTCGTGCAGGCGCAGCCCTGATCGAGCATGAAGAACCGCTGATGCACAGCAGCGGGCTTTCGGATGCGGCCAATGGAGCGTTGGCCGGCAGGTTATCGTCGATTTTGCGCGGCGCGATCGCCGGGGGCGAACGGATCGGCGTTCCGTTCGGAACCAATGCCGCGATCATCTCGGCGGCGGGCGTGCCGACGGTCGTGTTCGGCCCAGGTTCGATCGCCCAGGCACATACGGCAGACGAGTGGATCCAGCTCGACCAGCTCCCTCTGGCGAGCGAGGCAATCTTTCACTTGATGCGATTGGGCCTCCGTTCTCAAGCGAGTTCTACCGACGTCGAAGGCCGCTAA